A genomic segment from candidate division TA06 bacterium encodes:
- a CDS encoding RNA polymerase sigma factor RpoD/SigA: MDYRRISSIADDPSLDIYFREIGSLPVLTEDEESILALKAKAGNRKALDKLVESNLRFVVSVAKDFQGRGMSMADLINEGNFGLMRAIKRYDPYKGYRFNTYAVWWIRQAILKAIAEQTRSVRLPMNRIDKLNKINKAIHELQTLNPNTGGKPSARQISKHSKISEAEVAELLGFSSNEVSLDAPSIEGDGRTLGDTMENQDHSSPEQVLKSKTMGHDIKRVLSLLTPREEKIVKMYYGLENNDEGTLDSIGRKFNISRERVRQLKDRALRKMKTADQSERLRAYLD; this comes from the coding sequence ATGGATTACAGAAGAATAAGCTCCATAGCCGACGATCCCTCCCTGGACATATATTTCAGGGAGATCGGAAGTCTGCCGGTTCTAACCGAGGACGAGGAGTCCATTCTGGCCCTTAAGGCCAAGGCCGGGAACCGCAAGGCGCTGGACAAGCTGGTGGAGAGCAATCTGCGCTTCGTGGTCAGCGTGGCCAAGGATTTCCAGGGAAGGGGGATGTCCATGGCCGACCTGATCAACGAGGGCAATTTTGGGCTGATGCGGGCCATCAAGCGCTACGACCCCTACAAGGGTTACCGTTTTAACACATATGCCGTGTGGTGGATACGGCAGGCCATTCTTAAAGCCATAGCCGAGCAGACCCGCTCGGTGCGGCTGCCCATGAACCGGATAGACAAGCTGAACAAGATCAACAAGGCCATCCACGAACTGCAGACCCTTAATCCCAACACCGGAGGCAAACCTTCGGCCCGGCAGATATCCAAGCATTCGAAGATCTCCGAGGCCGAGGTGGCCGAACTGCTGGGGTTTTCCTCCAACGAGGTTTCGCTGGACGCCCCGTCCATTGAAGGCGACGGACGGACCCTGGGGGACACCATGGAAAACCAGGACCACAGTTCCCCGGAGCAGGTGCTGAAGAGCAAGACCATGGGCCACGACATCAAGCGGGTGCTATCTCTATTAACGCCCAGGGAAGAAAAGATCGTCAAGATGTATTACGGACTGGAGAACAACGACGAAGGGACCCTGGATTCCATCGGGCGGAAGTTCAACATCTCCCGGGAACGGGTGCGGCAGCTTAAAGACCGGGCCCTGAGGAAGATGAAAACCGCGGACCAAAGCGAAAGGCTGCGGGCCTATCTGGACTGA
- a CDS encoding MerR family transcriptional regulator, translated as MRPESNAPVYTISVVAKLCGLHEQTLRLYERRGLLSPARVSGRTRMYSQDDLETLEQIVYLIREKGINLEGVRVIMEIEQNPEQTIARLRIHKYSNQPQNLIEEEE; from the coding sequence ATGCGCCCTGAATCCAATGCCCCGGTCTATACCATCAGCGTGGTGGCCAAGCTGTGCGGGCTGCACGAGCAGACCCTAAGGCTTTACGAGAGAAGGGGTTTGCTTTCCCCGGCCCGTGTAAGCGGCCGAACTAGGATGTATTCCCAGGACGATCTGGAGACTTTGGAACAGATAGTCTACCTGATCAGGGAGAAAGGCATTAACCTGGAAGGGGTCAGGGTGATAATGGAAATTGAGCAGAATCCGGAACAAACCATTGCCCGGTTGCGTATTCATAAATACAGCAACCAACCTCAAAATCTAATCGAAGAGGAAGAATAG
- a CDS encoding Do family serine endopeptidase, producing the protein MIRNNKGSGNFKSLLVGSACLIAGIIIASSLNLTPFSRADKGDPKSAATGNSTLPLTSGLQSPFVAVAKKAGPAVVNISSRRYTEVISRGFQSPYDDFFKDFFPEFRQMEPEKKQKKIEGQGSGFIIDKKGYILTNNHVVAGNPELTVKMSDSREFSAEVVGADPKSDVAVIKLKGLKEDLPQSEVADLGNSDEIEVGDYAVAIGNPFGLERTVTQGIISYKGRTGLDIQGGGPMYQDFIQTDASINFGNSGGPLVNLRGEVIGINTAVNSAGQGIGFAIPINMAKKIADQLIDHGKVVRGYLGVLPQEVTPELAEGFGLKDLKGVLIAKVEEGTPAGKAGLLEGDIIIRFNNQEVPTVAKFRQIVAETKVGDQVKLSILRDKKQKTLSAVIGEMPGETAAKAKDEAEPKIWLGIKKLIAVDSEQAKIAGITEKEGVVIAEIEPDSPADDAGIQRGDVIKKINNKIIRNLSDYSSILNSELKSDKPVVFLLKRGQNTLFIAVKAK; encoded by the coding sequence ATGATCCGCAACAATAAGGGATCGGGGAACTTCAAATCATTGCTGGTGGGCAGCGCCTGCCTTATAGCCGGGATAATCATTGCCTCAAGCTTAAACCTGACGCCGTTCTCCCGGGCCGACAAGGGGGATCCGAAAAGCGCGGCCACGGGCAATTCAACCCTGCCTTTGACCTCGGGACTGCAGAGCCCCTTCGTGGCGGTGGCCAAAAAGGCCGGCCCGGCGGTGGTCAACATCAGCTCCAGGCGTTACACCGAGGTCATCTCCCGGGGCTTCCAGTCTCCCTACGATGATTTCTTCAAGGACTTTTTCCCCGAGTTCCGCCAGATGGAGCCGGAGAAGAAGCAGAAGAAGATCGAGGGCCAGGGCTCGGGATTCATCATAGATAAAAAGGGCTACATCCTGACCAACAATCACGTGGTGGCCGGCAACCCGGAACTTACCGTCAAGATGTCCGACAGCCGGGAATTCTCCGCCGAAGTGGTGGGAGCCGACCCCAAGAGCGACGTGGCGGTGATAAAGCTCAAGGGCCTTAAAGAGGACCTGCCGCAGTCGGAGGTGGCCGACCTGGGCAATTCCGACGAGATCGAAGTGGGAGACTACGCGGTGGCCATCGGCAACCCCTTTGGGCTGGAGCGCACCGTCACCCAGGGGATCATCAGCTACAAGGGCCGGACCGGGCTGGACATCCAGGGCGGCGGGCCCATGTACCAGGACTTCATCCAGACCGACGCCTCCATCAACTTCGGCAACTCGGGCGGGCCGCTGGTAAATCTTAGAGGCGAGGTGATAGGCATCAACACAGCCGTCAATTCGGCCGGCCAGGGCATAGGCTTTGCCATCCCCATCAACATGGCCAAAAAGATCGCCGACCAGCTGATAGACCACGGCAAGGTGGTGCGGGGCTATCTGGGAGTGCTGCCCCAGGAGGTGACCCCGGAGCTGGCCGAAGGCTTCGGACTCAAGGACCTCAAAGGCGTGCTGATAGCCAAGGTGGAGGAGGGCACACCGGCCGGCAAGGCCGGCCTGCTGGAAGGGGACATCATCATCAGGTTCAACAACCAGGAAGTTCCCACCGTGGCCAAGTTCCGCCAGATAGTGGCCGAGACCAAGGTGGGCGACCAGGTAAAGCTGTCGATCCTCCGCGATAAAAAACAGAAGACATTAAGCGCCGTCATCGGCGAGATGCCGGGCGAGACAGCGGCCAAAGCCAAGGATGAGGCCGAGCCCAAGATCTGGCTGGGGATCAAAAAACTCATTGCTGTCGACTCCGAGCAGGCCAAAATCGCCGGGATCACGGAAAAAGAGGGAGTGGTGATCGCCGAGATCGAGCCTGATTCCCCGGCCGACGATGCCGGGATCCAGCGGGGCGACGTCATAAAAAAGATAAACAACAAAATTATCAGGAACCTTTCCGACTATTCCAGCATCTTAAATAGTGAGCTCAAAAGCGACAAACCGGTGGTATTTCTGCTGAAACGGGGGCAGAATACCCTGTTCATAGCGGTCAAGGCGAAATAG
- a CDS encoding polymer-forming cytoskeletal protein — MDKKTEIGGGPMNTLLGKGSSFNGTLKVEGGIRIDGQVEGQVETSGTLVIGKEGSLKAEIRAKDAIIGGKVIGNIVASNKIELQSGAHYSGDIKCRGLIIDSDVYFDGTSKMLGQHESKA, encoded by the coding sequence ATGGACAAAAAGACGGAGATCGGCGGCGGACCGATGAACACCCTGCTGGGCAAGGGCTCCAGTTTTAACGGCACTCTTAAAGTTGAAGGCGGGATCAGGATAGACGGCCAGGTTGAGGGGCAGGTAGAGACCAGCGGCACCCTGGTGATAGGTAAAGAGGGGTCATTGAAGGCTGAGATCCGGGCCAAGGACGCCATCATCGGCGGCAAGGTAATCGGGAACATAGTCGCTTCGAACAAGATTGAACTGCAAAGCGGCGCCCATTACAGCGGGGACATCAAGTGCCGGGGTCTGATCATAGACAGCGATGTTTATTTTGACGGAACCTCCAAGATGTTGGGCCAACACGAAAGCAAGGCCTGA
- a CDS encoding Hsp20/alpha crystallin family protein, with amino-acid sequence MSRDLIKYYPFTELSSFQDDMNRLFSDFLGRAPDRRNLSDGLWAPMMDIEETKTDIIVKAEIPGMKKDDIKIQISGDMLTISGERRHEEETKDKTYHRIERMYGQFQRVLRLPTEVQSGKTRAAYENGLLTITVPKAEEVKPKEIAIEVK; translated from the coding sequence ATGAGCAGAGATCTTATCAAGTACTATCCTTTTACTGAGCTGTCTTCCTTTCAGGATGACATGAACCGGCTTTTCTCGGATTTCCTGGGCCGGGCGCCGGACCGCAGAAACCTTTCCGACGGCCTATGGGCGCCGATGATGGACATTGAGGAGACCAAGACCGACATCATAGTTAAAGCCGAGATCCCCGGGATGAAGAAGGATGATATCAAGATCCAGATCTCAGGAGACATGCTGACAATTTCCGGCGAACGGCGGCATGAGGAGGAGACCAAGGACAAGACTTATCACCGGATAGAGAGGATGTACGGCCAGTTCCAGCGGGTCTTAAGGCTTCCCACCGAGGTGCAGTCCGGCAAGACCAGGGCGGCTTACGAGAACGGGCTGCTGACCATCACCGTCCCCAAGGCCGAAGAGGTGAAGCCCAAGGAGATCGCCATCGAGGTTAAGTAG